The following coding sequences lie in one Candidatus Nitrospira allomarina genomic window:
- a CDS encoding DNA gyrase/topoisomerase IV subunit B, whose translation MGKTYDASDIVVLEGIEPVRRRPAMYIGGTDKTGLHHLVWEILDNAIDEVINGYASHIIVELDKSREGLRITDNGRGIPVDKHPKHKKSALEIIMTTLHAGGKFDTGSYIHSGGLHGVGASVVNALSRHLEVQVKRDGKEWEQTYQAGVPQGPVKALGNARGTGTSVYFRPDPKIFGKTIQFDPAVLQDTLDAKAYLHKGLKLTFKDGTTGETHLFHHEQGIQEYLRKLVADRGRKTTVDFVFYLERQFKNGASGPEGGAQALKMEVALQWTDEPAEFVKSYVNGVATPNGGTHEMGLRGGIVKAARNYIDTHNLTPKGLSLQAEDIREGMAAVLSVLVLHPQFQGQTKERLNNPEVQAQVDNLVRPALETYLNENQSIAETLVGRMILAARAREASREASKAVMRKSAVSHRLNLPGKLADCQSTDPTISELFIVEGDSAGGTAKQGRDLKNQAILPIRGKVLNTEELTLAKVVENKELADVVKVLGCGVGKDFDLKKLRYHKIILLMDADIDGYHISTLLLTFFFRHMPDLIRQGHVYIAQPPLYRIEIGKEVHWAGTDEEKERIVAGARSNANPTISRFKGLGEMFPQQLKVTTLHPATRRLLKVELLDELQTDRTFQDLMGKRTEARYEFLMANAGLADNLDV comes from the coding sequence ATGGGTAAAACATATGATGCCAGTGACATCGTGGTGCTGGAGGGTATTGAGCCCGTCCGACGCCGCCCTGCGATGTATATCGGAGGAACCGATAAGACGGGCCTGCACCACTTAGTCTGGGAAATTCTGGATAACGCGATCGATGAGGTCATTAATGGCTACGCCTCTCACATCATCGTGGAACTGGATAAATCGCGTGAAGGTCTCCGCATCACGGACAACGGTCGTGGCATTCCGGTGGATAAACATCCCAAACACAAAAAGTCGGCATTAGAAATTATTATGACCACCTTACATGCCGGAGGAAAGTTTGATACGGGAAGCTACATCCATTCAGGCGGATTGCATGGAGTCGGCGCCTCGGTGGTAAATGCCCTGTCCCGTCACCTGGAAGTTCAGGTGAAACGTGACGGCAAAGAGTGGGAACAGACCTATCAGGCCGGGGTACCTCAAGGTCCCGTCAAAGCCTTGGGCAATGCACGAGGAACCGGGACTTCGGTCTATTTTCGTCCCGACCCCAAAATATTCGGCAAAACCATTCAATTCGATCCCGCGGTGTTACAGGACACGCTGGATGCGAAGGCCTATCTGCACAAGGGGCTCAAGCTGACCTTTAAAGATGGGACCACTGGAGAAACCCACCTGTTTCATCACGAACAGGGCATTCAGGAATACTTGCGCAAATTAGTGGCGGATCGCGGTCGAAAAACGACCGTCGATTTCGTCTTTTACCTGGAACGCCAATTTAAAAATGGCGCATCAGGCCCTGAAGGAGGGGCCCAAGCGCTGAAGATGGAAGTCGCCTTGCAATGGACTGATGAACCCGCCGAATTCGTCAAAAGTTATGTCAATGGGGTGGCCACTCCGAATGGGGGCACGCATGAAATGGGATTACGTGGCGGCATTGTGAAAGCTGCCCGCAATTACATCGACACCCACAATCTCACGCCCAAAGGCCTCTCCCTTCAAGCCGAAGATATTCGCGAGGGCATGGCGGCCGTACTGAGCGTCCTCGTCCTCCACCCGCAGTTTCAGGGGCAAACGAAGGAGCGGCTCAATAATCCGGAAGTGCAGGCACAAGTGGATAATCTGGTCCGGCCGGCACTTGAAACTTATCTGAACGAAAACCAAAGCATTGCGGAAACCCTCGTGGGTCGCATGATCCTGGCCGCACGAGCCCGCGAAGCCTCTCGTGAAGCCTCCAAAGCCGTGATGCGGAAGTCGGCCGTGAGCCATCGCCTCAACCTGCCGGGAAAACTGGCCGACTGCCAGAGCACGGATCCAACCATCAGCGAACTGTTTATCGTCGAGGGGGACTCTGCGGGCGGGACGGCCAAACAAGGCCGTGACTTAAAAAATCAGGCGATTCTTCCCATACGGGGCAAAGTGCTAAACACGGAAGAACTCACACTTGCCAAAGTGGTTGAGAACAAAGAGCTGGCGGATGTCGTCAAAGTCTTGGGCTGTGGAGTCGGGAAAGACTTTGATCTCAAGAAACTCCGGTATCATAAAATTATCCTGTTGATGGATGCGGATATTGACGGCTATCACATCAGTACACTGTTGCTAACGTTTTTTTTCCGGCACATGCCTGATCTGATAAGACAAGGCCACGTTTACATTGCCCAACCGCCACTCTACCGAATTGAAATCGGAAAGGAAGTCCACTGGGCCGGCACCGACGAGGAAAAAGAACGGATTGTGGCAGGGGCCCGCAGCAATGCCAATCCCACCATCAGCCGCTTCAAAGGCTTGGGGGAAATGTTTCCTCAACAGCTCAAAGTCACCACCTTACACCCCGCCACTCGTCGCTTACTCAAAGTCGAATTGCTCGATGAACTGCAAACCGACCGGACGTTCCAGGATTTGATGGGTAAACGCACCGAAGCTCGGTATGAATTTTTGATGGCCAATGCCGGGCTGGCGGACAACCTCGACGTGTAA